One window of Prochlorococcus marinus XMU1408 genomic DNA carries:
- a CDS encoding cupin domain-containing protein, whose translation MDWTYDKKETCLLLEGEVTVIPEGEEL comes from the coding sequence TTGGATTGGACTTATGACAAGAAGGAGACTTGCTTATTGCTTGAAGGTGAAGTGACTGTGATTCCTGAAGGAGAAGAACTTTAG